TAGCTCTGGATGCGCGTGGTGCGCAGGCCCTGCATGCCCCATTTGTCGATGGCCTTCTGCCAGGCCATGAACTCCTCCGCCGTCAGGCGGTATTTCGCCAGGGCGTCTTCCAGGCTGATCAGACCGCCGCGCACGGCGGCCACCACCTCGGCCTTGCGGCGGATGACCCAGCGGTTCGTTTCCGGCGACGGAAGGTCGCGCAGGGTCAGGGGCGTGCCCGTCGGGCCGACCACGTACTGTTCGCCGTTATTGTTAAGGCGTCGCTCTTGCAGCATGGGCTTTAAGCCTCTTTCACCACCACCATAGACGCGCAGGCTAGGCCCGCCCCCGCTAAGGGGCGTTTAAGCGTCGTGGTGAAGGAATGGCTAAGACGCATCCGACGCCCCTGGCGCGCGCGGCGCCGGGGAAAGGAAGGATTCATCGAGTCTAACGCGGCCTTACTCATGGATTCCCGTTGGCCGATCAGCGCTTGATGTTGATCAGTTCCGCCAGCATCTCGTCGGCGGTGGTGATGATCTTGGACGAGGCCGAGTATGCGCGCTGGGTGGTGATCAGGCCGGTGAACTCGGTCGACAGGTCGACGGTCGAGGCCTCCAGCTGCTGGGCGCCCAGCAGGCCCGCGCCGCCCGTGCCCGGCGCCTTCAGGTTGTAGGTGCCCGAGTTCTGGCTGACCCGGAAGGCGTTGCCCGACACCTCGGTCAGGCTGTCGGCGCTGGGGAAGGTGGCCAGGGCGACCTGGGCGATGCGGCGCATGACGCCGTTGTCGAAGATGGCGGTGACGAAGCCCGTCTCGTCGATCTTGACCTCGGTCAGGTTCCCGAAGGCGGTGCCGTTCGTATAGGTGGCCTGGACGATCGAGGTGCTGTCGTACTGGGTCAGGCCGCCCGCCGAGGCGTTCAGGTCGAAGGTGATGGTTTGGGCGGCGATGCCCAGCGAGGGATCCCAGTTGCCGACCGGAGGGACCGGGCCGGCGGGCGCGGTGCCGTCGGACGCGCCGATGCTGAGCACCGCATTGGTCGGGTCGTCGAACAGGCCGGTGCCCGCCGGCCACCCCTGCATGGTGGCGACGTCCAGGCGGCCGTCCTGGGTGAAGGCGATGCGGCCCGAGCGCAGCAGGCCGAAGGCCGTGGTCGGATCGGCCGGGTTCGGCGGCGAACCCAGGTCGGTCACGATGCCCGCCGGAGCGCGGATTTCGGCGTACCACTCGTTGGCGACGTCGCTCTTGAGAAGGGCGATGGTGATGTTGCGCTGGCCGCCCTTGGAATCGGAGACCGGAACGGTGATCTCGAAGTCGGGCTTCACCCCCGTGGCCGGGTCGGTGGCGTACATCGACATGGAGTGGGTCGCCGGGTCATAGGCGGTGGCGCCGGCGGGCAGGGGAACCTGGGCCGATTCATTGATCGCCTGGCTCGACTTCAGGTTGGCGTTCAGGCTGACGCGGGTGGTCGGTTCGGCGGCGCCGCCGACCGAGCCGACGTTGATGGTGCGCAGGCGGCTCATGTCCGACGGGTCGCTGTTGACCGTGCCGTCGGCGGCCACCGGCCAGCCCTGCAGGTACAGCCCCGAGGTGTTCTGCAGATAGCCCAGGTCGTCGATCTTGAAGGCCCCGGCGCGGGTGAACAGGCGCGCGTCCGAGAGGGTCAGGTTCTCGGACTTCTCGGTCACGACGAAGAAGCCCTGGCCGGCGATGGCCAGGTCGGTGGCCGAACTGGTGCGCTGCAGTTGCCCGGCCTGGCTGATGAAGTGGCGGGCCGCCGCTTGGACCCCCCCGGCCGAATAGCCGACGCCCGCCGTCTGGGCGTTGACCACGGTGGAGAATTCCGTCGACGCGCGCTTGTAGCCGACGGTGTTCACGTTGGCGATGTTCTGCGAAATCGTCGAAAGGGCCGCGGCGTTCGCGGTCAGGCCGGACACGCCGGCCAGCATGGCGCCGTTGATGCTCATGGCGGGGGTTCCTTACGAGAGAAGATTGAGAGGGTTGAGGCGGGAGGCGAGGGCGTTGAGCGCGCCGGCGTCCTCCTCGGGATCGGGTTTGGCGGCGACCTTCTGCTCCTCCAGCGCGATCAGGCTGGAGACCGGCATGATCGACTTGCCGACGATGACGAAGGGCGTGCCGTCGTACATTTCGACACCCGTAACGCGACCGCGGATCAGCACTTGGGCGTCGACGTCCTTGCCCGCGCCGTCCTTGGCGACGACCTTCAACGTATAGACGCCGCCGTCGTCGACCTGGCCGCCGCCGGTGGTCTTGCCGTCCCACTTGAAGTCATGCAGGCCGTTGGTCTTGTCGGGGGCCTCGCCGCTCCAGACCACCTTGCCCGAAGCGTCCAGGACCTGAAGCGTGGCGTTGGTCGCGTCGGCCGCCAGTTCATAGCTCCAGCTGGCCTCGCCGTCCTCGAAGCGGGTGGCGGCCCAGACGGCGGTGGCGTCCTTGCCGATGTACTGGGCGGCGCCCGTCAGGCCGTCGCCCTGCTGGGCCTTCAGCAGGCTGGTCAAGAGGTCGTTGGTCAGGAGCTGCTGCTCGACGCCCGCCATCTGGGTCAGCTGGGCGGTGAACTCGTTGGAATCGACCGGCGACAGCGGATCCTGGTTCTTGAGCTGGGTGGTCAGCAGTGACAGGAAGGTCTGGAAGTTGGAGGCCAGCATCTGGCCCCCGGCGTTGACCCGGCCTGCGGCGTTGCTGTTGGAGACGGCGTCAACCATCGTCAGACCTTCAGATCGACGCGGTCAGGCGTCAGGGAAAGGGATGTCCAGGCGCCGGGCGGCGGCACGGCGGCGTCGGCCTCGGCGGCCAGGCGGGCGGCTCCGGCGAAGGCGCGACGGTCGGGCTGGCGCTCAAAGCCGCCGCCGAAGTTCGAGGACGGATCGCGCTCGGCGAACTCCAGCGAGTCCTCGGCCAGGTGGAAGCCGGCTTCCTGAAGCTGGCGGCGCAATTCGTCGGCCCGGCCACGCAGGTCGGCGGCGGCGGCCGGATTGTCGAAGGCCAGGCGGGCCGTCAGACGGCCGTCGCTGTCGATTTCGAGACTGACGTCGACGCGGCCCAGCTCCTCGGGCGTCAGGGCCATGTCGAAGCGCGTCGAACGGCCGTCCAGCGTCTTCAGGATGCGGGCGGCGATCTGAGCCGTCGTCTCGACCGTGGCGCGCGACAGCGTGGACAGACCGAGATCACGCGGAGCGCTCGAGGCGGACTGCGCCTCGGGGGCGGGGGGCGGAGCCTCGCCGTTGACCGTGGACGGGGTGTCGGGCGCGGCCGAGGAGATCGCGGCGGCGGCCGGGTCGGCCTGAGCCGCGCTGGCCGGGGCGTTGGCCGTAGTGCTGATCGTAGCGCCGGCCTTAGGCGAGGCGGCTGCGTTCGGACGGGCGGCGGGCTCCGAGCCGGAGCGCGGCTCCTGGGCGGCGTTCGCATCGACCTTCATGGGCGCGGCGGTCAAGGTCGAGGGTAACGGCGGCGGCTGCGACGACGGCGCGGCGCGTGGAGCGGTCGGGGCGGCGGGCGCGGGCGGCTCTTCGCCTTCCGCGACGGCGTCGGGCGCGTCGTCCAGACCCATCGTCGGCTGCGGTCGGGCGGGGGCGCTCGACGCAGCCACGGCGGCCAGGGCGGCGTTGACGGCGCGGTTTTCAGCCGGGCGGGCCGGAGGCGCGGCGGGGATAGCCCCGGCGGCCGTCTCCGGTGGCCGCGGCGCGGGCGACGGCGCCTCGGCAGAAGCCGGAGCGGCCGGGGTGATGACGGCGCCGGGCCGGGCCGGGGGTGGAGGCTGAGGCGCGCCCGGCTGCGGCGTCGCGGCCTGGGGCTGGGCGGAGGCGGGCGCCTCGGCGTCGGGCTGAGCCGTTGTAGCGGCCGGGGCCGAAGCGACGGGGACCTCGACGTCGGCCGGGACGGGCGCTGCTTCCAGGACAGGGGCCGAGGCGGCGGGCGAGGACGGGTCCGAAAGAGCATCGCCGCCGTCGAGCGCGGCGGGGAGCGTCGCCAGGGACGCAGGCGCGGCGACCGGCCAGAACGGCAGGGCGGCGGGATAGGCGGTCTCGCTCGACTCCCCCGCGGCGTCGGGCGAAGCGAGCGCGGGCGTTTCGGCGGCGGTCGCGTCCGGCGCAGGGACGGAAGCCGGGCTGGCCTCGGCCACCAGGGCGGCGAACAGGCCGTCGGGCGCCGCCCCCTCGGCGGAGGCGTCGCCGCCCGCGCCGGGGACGGCGACGGGCATCAGGACGGACAGGACGCTATGCGCGGACATGGCGGCGGCAGGCGCTTTCACGAGGGAGATGGAGGCGGCGCCTGCTGCGCCCGGGTCATTCGACAGGGCCGTCGCAAACGGCGGGCCAACTGGCGATGGCGGCGATAACCGTATGATATTGCTGATTAATGTGTGTGGTTTTGGGGCGGTTCATAGGGGCCGGGCGCCGGGCGCTTCTTGCCGCGCCCGTCGCTTTTTGCCGGGCGTGGGCGGCGCCGGGCGACTTGGCCCGCCGCTTGCGCCTCTGCTGGACGACTGCACAAGGGCCGAATGCCGATGTCTAATAAAATCAAAGAGATGGCTAGAAAGCCTGCTCAGAACGCCGGGCAAGATTTGCGCGGACGGCTGCAAGCCTTGCCGGGCGGCGCGCCCGTGGCTGGACCGAGAGGAGACGCCTGATGTCCCTGACGTCGATCATGAACATCGCCACCTCGGGCATGAACGCGGCCCAGACGCAGCTGCGGGTGGTTTCGGACAACGTCTCGAACGTCAACACGCCCGGCTATGTCCGCAAGATCGCCGACCAGCAATCCTGGGTCAGTCAGGGCGTCGGCGCCGGCGTCGAGATCGCGCGCATCCGCCTGGCCACCGACCGCTTCCTGCAGGCCGCCAGCCTGAACGCCAGCGCCGACGCGGGGCGTCAGACGGTGCGTTATGAACTTTATGACCGCATCCAGTCGCTGTTCGGCGATCCGGGCGCGGACAGCGGCTTCTTCTCTCAGATCGACAACGTCTTCGCCGCCTTCGCCGCCTCGGCCGAGAATGCGACCTCCAATCCTCTGCGCCAGGAAGCCCTCTGGAAGACGCAGGGACTGTTCGACGACGCCGCCCGCATCGCCGCCCAGATCCAGTCGGTGCGCGAGGACGCCGACGCCCGGATCAAGAGCGCGGTCGAGACGGCCAACGCCCTGCTGGAGCAGATCGAGAAGCTGAACGTCGAGATCGCCAAGGCCACGGTGGTCAACGCCGACGCCTCTGGCGCGCAGACCGCCCAGGCGGCGCTGATCGACCAGTTGTCGGGCCTGATGGACATCCGCATCACCGGCCGGGGCGTCGGCGGGGTCGAGATCCGCACCGGCGCCGGCATCCTGCTGGCGGGGCAGGGGGCGGCTCGGCTCGACTACGGCCGGGCGGGCGCCGTTTCGTCCGAGACGGTGTTCAACGAGGTGATGGTGATCGAGCCGCCGGCCGGCAGGCCGCGTTCCCTGGCCGAGGGGCTGACCTCGGGCGAGATCAAGGGGCTGCTGGAGTTGCGCGACGGCGAGGCTCCGGCGGCGGCCGAACGCCTGGCCGAGCTGATGACGCGCCTGTCTGATGAATTGAACCGGGCGCATAACGCCTCCTCGGCCGCGCCGCCGCCCAACAGCCTGACCGGGCGCAATGTCGGCCAGACGCTGGAGACGGCGGTGGCGGGCTTCACCGGCAAGACGTCCATTGTCATCACCGACGGCCAGGGCGTCGCCCTGCACCGGGTGGACCTGGACTTCGCGACAGTGAACCCGGCCACCTTCCTGGCTGACCTGAACGCCCAGTTGGGCGCGTTCGGCAGCGCCAGCTTCGTCGATGGGCGGCTGTCGATCCAGGGAGCCGGAACCAACGGCGTGGCTGTAGCCGACGATCCGGCCGCCCCCACGAACAAGGCGGGGCGCGGCTTCTCCCATTATTTCGGTCTCAACGATCTGGTCACGACCCAGCGTCCGGCGATCTATGACACGGGCCTGGCCCCGGCGTCGTCGCACGGATTCACGCCGGGCGGGACCATCACCTTCCGCTTCAGCGACGCATCGGGCGTCAAGCTGCGCGACATAGAGGTGGCCGTGCCCGGCGGAGCCGGCGACATGACCGGTCTGCTGGCGGCGCTGAACGACCCGGCGACGGGGGCGGGGCGGATGGGGACCTTCAGCCTGAGCGCATCGGGCGAGATGGTCTTCACCCCGCGCCCCGGCACGGGCGCGACCCTCGCGGTGCTGCAGGACCGCACGATCCAGGTTCCCTCGGGCGTGTCGATGAGCGACCTGTTCGGCCTGGGCGGGACGCGCGCCTCGCGATCGGACGCGTTCTCGATCCGCGCCGACATCGCCCGCGACCCGGCCCGCATGGCCCTGGGCCAGGTCGACCTGACGGTCGCGCCGGGCGTGGCGGTGGTGAGTCGGAACGACGCGCGCGGCGGCCGTCTGTTGGCCGGCGCGGACCAGAGGGCCTCGCCCTTTTCAGCGGCGGGCGGGGCGGCCGGGGGCTCCATGTCGGTGGGGCGCTATGCGTCGGAGCTGTCGGGCGAGATCGGCAGCCGGGCCTCGATGGCCAAGAACAGCGCCCACAGCGCCCAGGCCCTGGCCAAGGAGGCGACGGCGCGCCGCGTCTCCGTCGAAGGCGTCAATCTGGACGAGGAGCTGGTGCTGATGACCACCTATCAGCAAGCCTTTAACGCTTCGGCCCGCATGGTCCAGGCGGCCAAGGACCTGTACGACATCCTGCTGGGAATGGTGCGATGACCCGCGTATCGACCTATGGAAACTATCAATCGGCCCTGCTGGACCTGATGTCGGCCCAGTCGCGAGCCGAGGCGGCGCAGAAGAAGGTCAACACCCAGAAGAACGCCACCGACCTGGTCGGCTTCGGGCGAGGGGCGGAGACGGTCAGCGCGCTGAAGTCCAGCCAGACCCGCATCCAGAGCTTCATCGACACCAACACGTCGGTCGCCGCCCGGCTGGAGACCCAGGACCTGGCCATGGGCCGTGTCGCCGACGCCGCCACCGAGGCGCGCAAGGCCCTGGCCGACGCCATCGCCGCCGGGCGCATGGACGCGCTCGTGAGCACGCTCGAGAGCCTGTTCATGGAGGCTCAGGACGGGCTGAACGCCAAGCATCAGGGCAAGTTCCTGTTCGCCGGAGGCGCGATCGACCAGGCGCCGGTCCAGGTTGCGACCCTGGCCGATCTGGCGGCCCTGCCGGACGCGCTCTCGGCCTTCGGCAACGACCAGTTGAGGCAGACCTCCTGGCTGGACGAAAACGTGGCCCTGGACACCGGCTTCCTGGCGGACGCCATGGGCCAGGAGCTGTTCGCCATCTTCCGCGACATACAACTTGAGCACCAGACGACGCCGCTGGACGGCCAGATGAGCGACGCCCAGAAAGCCTTCCTGACCACCCAGATGGGCCGCTTCGAGGCGGCGGCGAAGGGCGTGGTCGAGCTGCAGGCCCGCAATGGCGGGATGCAGAATCGGGTTGAACGCCTGCTGGAGTCGCAGGAGGCGCGCAAGATTTCGGTCGACACCATCCTGGCCGGCAAGACGGACGCCAACATGGCCGAGGCGGTGACCGAGCTGGAAATGGCCCAGGTCGCCCTCCAGGCCTCGGCCCAGGTGATCAGCCAACTGCGCCGGGTCTCCCTGCTCGACTATCTGCGCTGAGGCGCCGCCGCCTGACCTCCGCCTGAACGAAAACCGCCCGGCGACGTTCACGAAGCTGCGCCGTGGCGGGAGAGCCGGGCTTGCGTCGAGGATCGCCGGAAGTGGTCGTGGATTGTCATCGGGCGTTGACGAGGGGCGAGAAGCGGAGCTTTAAGCGGCGTATGCGAGCGGGCGGGCCTGTGACAGTGTCGAACTCATGAAACGGGCCGCGGATTTCCAGATCGGCGAGGCGGAGGACGGGCAGGCGCAGCTGCGGCTGTCGGGCGACTGGTCGACCACCGCCGTCGGGCGCACCGGCGAACGGCTGAAGGCCGCGCTGGGGGGGCGGCCGGTGACGGCGCTGGATCTGGATGACCTGGGCCGGTTCGACACGGCCGGCGCCCTGGCCGTGGCCCAGGCCATGACGCGCGCCATTCCCGAGGCCGCCTGGACGGCCCGCCCCGAAGCCGGGCGCCTTTACCGCATGGTTGCGCGGCTGGACTGCATGACGGCCGAGCCGCCGCGCCGGTCGGCGGGAATGACGCGCGGCTTCGCCAAGGTCGGGCGCGGGGTCTATGACTTCGGCGCCGAGGCCATGCTGTCCCTGGCCTTCCTGGGGCGGTTGATGGCCGCCGTGGTGACGGCGCTGAAACATCCGGGCCGCATCCGCTGGGCCGCCTGGTTCAGCCAGGCCGAGCGCACGGGCCTGGACGCCATTCCGATCGTGGTGGTGACCAACTTCTTCATCGGCGCCGTGGTGGCCTTCATCGGGGTGGACCTGCTGACCCAGTTCGGCGCCGGGGTCTTCGCCGTGCAACTGATCGGCGTCGCCGTGTTCCGCGAATTCGCCGTGGTCATCACGGCCGTCCTGCTGGCGGGTCGTTCCGCCTCCTCCTTCGCCGCCGAAATCGGCTCCATGCGGATGAACCAGGAAGTCGACGCCATGCAGGTGATGGGGGTCGACCCGTTCCAGGCGCTGGTGATCCCGCGCCTGGCGGCCCTGCTGGTCATGCTGCCCCTGCTGACCTTCCTGGCCATGCTGGGCGGTCTTCTGGGCGGTCTGCTGGTGTCGTGGAGCCAGCTGAACCTGGGGCCGGCCTTCTTCCTGCAGCGGCTGGTCGAGGACGGCTATATGCCCACCCACATGATGGTCGGCCTGATCAAGGCGCCCGTCTTCGCCCTGGTGGTCGCGGCCATCGGCTGCCGCCAGGGGATGTCCGTGGCGGGCGACGTCGAGAGCCTGGGTCGTCGGGTGACGGCGGCGGTGGTGCAGGCCATCTTCGCCATCATCCTGCTGGACGCGGTCTTCGCCCTGATCTTCATCGAGCTGAACATATGACGGGCGCGGCGCGGGCAACCGAGGACCGGGAGCCGGTCATCCAGGTGCGCGGCCTGCTCAGCCAGTTCGGCGAGCGGGTGATCCATCAGGATCTCGACCTGGAGGTGATGCGCGGCCAGATTCTGGGCGTCGTCGGCGGCTCGGGAACGGGCAAGACGGTGCTGCTGAACTCCATCATCGGCCTGAAGGAGCCCGAGGGCGGGGAGGTCCGCCTGTTCGGCCGGGACCGCGCCGCCATGACCAAGGCGGAAGCCGAGGCGGTCGAGCGCCGCACCGGCGTCCTGTTCCAGCAGGGGGCGCTGTTCTCGTCCCTGACGGTATTGGAGAACGTGGCCTCGCCCCTGGTCGAGCACACCCGGCTGCCCAAGGCGACGATCCGCGAACTGGCGGAGATGAAGGTGGCCATGGTCGGGCTGAAGCCCGAGGCCCTGTATCTGAAGCCGGCCGAACTGTCGGGCGGGATGCGCAAGCGCGTCGGCCTGGCCCGCGCCCTGGCGCTGGACCCCGAACTGGTCTTTCTGGACGAGCCCACGGCGGGGCTCGACCCCATCGGGGCGGCGGCCTTCGATGACCTGATCCGTCAGTTGTCGGACGATCTGGGGCTGACGGTCTTCATGATTACCCACGACCTCGACAGCCTTTACGCCATCTGTGACGAGGTGGCCGTGCTGGCCGACAAGCGGGTGGTGGCCAAGGCGCCGGTGGCCGAGCTGGAACGCTCGGACCACCCGTGGATCAAGGAATACTTCCTGGGGCCGCGCGGTCGCGCGGCCCACAAGAGCGCGGCCTGAGGAGGACGCGAGACGATGGAAAGAGACGCCCACTACGCCGCCGTCGGCATCGCCACCATCGCCCTTGTGGTGGCGCTGGCGGTGTTCACCATCTGGCTGGCGCGACTGCAGTTCAACAAGGACTTCGACATCTACGACATCGTCTTCCACGGGCCGGTGCGCGGCCTGTCGGAAGGCGGCGAGGTCCACTTCAACGGCATCCGCGTGGGCGAGGTCACCGACCTGAACCTGAACCCCAAGCAGGCCGATCAGGTCATCGCCCGCGTCCGCCTGAACGGCACGACGCCGGTGCGCGTCACCTCGCGCGCCCAGTTGGAGCCCCAGGGCATCACCGGCCTGAATTACATCCAGATCACGGCGGGCGATCCCAACAGTCCTCTGCTGAAGAGCCAGTATCCCGAGCACGTGGTTCCGGTCATCCAGAGCCAGCCCAGCCCCATCGCCGAGCTGCTGAGCGGATCGGGCACGGTTCTGGCCCAGACGGTGGACGTCCTGAATCGCATCAACCGGGTCCTGTCGGACGACAACATCCGCAGCTTCTCATCCAGCGTGAAGAACGTCGAGGCCCTGACCGCCGAACTGGAAGCCCGCAAGGGCATGTTCCAGCAGCTCGAAGAGACGATCATCAAGGCCAACGCCGCCGTCGGCGAGTATCAGGCCTTGGGCGCCAGCGCGCGCCAGATGGTCGACACCGACGGCAAGCAGGCCATCGCCAACATCAACGCCGCGACGCGCGAGGCCCAGGCCGCCATCGCCTCGATCAACCGTTCGGCCACGGGCCTGGAAGGGCCGCTGGGCGACTTCGGCACGCAGACGGTGCCGCAGATGAACGACACCATCCGCCAGCTGGATCAGGCGACGCGCTCGCTGCAGGCGCTGATCGACAGCGTGCGCGAGAGCCCGCGCGACTTCATCGCCAGGGCCCCGTCCAAGGAAATCGAGGTGAAGCCATGATCCGCAACCGCCTGACCGTCGCGGCCGCCTGCCTTTTGCTTGGCGGCGCCCTGTCGGGGTGCGCCCTGCTGGCGACGCCCGATCCGGTGCAGCTCTATCGCTTCGGCGGGGCGTCGGCCTTCGCCGGGACGGGGGCGACCTCGGCCTGCCCTGACGTCAACGTCAGCATGCGCCGGGTGGACTTTCCCGAGGCGGCGCGCGGCGACCGCCTGCTAGCCGTGACCGGGGCCGAGGCCGCCTACATCAAGGGCGCGCGCTGGGTGTCGCCGGCCGAGACCTTGTTCGAGGAAGCCCTGCGCAACGCCTTCCTGGACGGCGCGGCCTGCACGGTGCTGAGCGCGGGGCCGATGGCGCGCGACGCCCTGACGCTGAGCGTCGACGTGCGCCGGTTCGAGGCCGCCTACGCCGCGCCGGGCGCCGTGCCGGATGCGAACATCGTGGTGCTGCTGCGTCTGGTCCGGCCGGGCGACCGTTCGATCGTGGCCGAGGACCGCATTTCGGTCAGCGAGAGCGCCGGCGAGAACCGCCAATCGGCCATCGTCGCCGCCTTCGACCGCGCCACCGCCGAGGCCAGCCGCCAGATCGTCCTCTGGACGGATCAGCAGGCCAGCCAGGCGACCCAGAACTAGTTTCCTTCTCCCACAAGGGGAGAAGGAAGAATTGAAAAACCCCGGCGGCCTCGCGGTCGCCGGGGTTTGTTCGTTCAGACGGGCGGGGGGATCAGGCGACGCCCGGGGCCACCGTGTAGTCGGCCTCGGTCTTGGCCGCGACCTCGTCCAGGGTCACGCCCTCGGCCAGTTCGATCAGCTCCAGGCCCGAGCCGTCCGGGTTGACGTCGAAGGTCGCCAGGTCGGTGATGATGCGGCTGACCACGCCCGTGCCGGTCAGCGGCAGGGTGCATTCCTTCAGAACCTTGGACTGGCCGTGCTTGTTGGCGTGCTCCATGACCACGACCACGCGCTTGACGCCCGCGACCAGGTCCATGGCGCCGCCCATGCCCTTCACCAGCTTGCCGGGGATCATCCAGTTGGCGATGTCGCCGTTCTGGGCCACTTCCATCGCGCCCAGGATCGACAGGTTGATGTGGCCGCCGCGGATCATGGCGAAGCTGTCGGCCGAGGAGAAGTAGGCGCTCTCGGGGATCTCGGTGATCGTCTGCTTGCCGGCGTTGATCAGGTCGGGATCTTCCTCGCCCTCATAGGGGAAGGGGCCCATGCCCAGCATGCCGTTCTCCGACTGCAGGGTCACGACCATGCCTTCGGGGATGTAGTTGGCCACCAGGGTCGGGATGCCGATGCCCAGGTTGACGTAGAAGCCGTCCTGCAGCTCCTTGGCGGCGCGTTCGGCCAGTTGTTCGCGAGTGCGGGCCATCAGGCGGCTTCCTTCTTGCGGACGGTGCGCTGTTCGATGCGCTTTTCGGACACGGTCTGGATCAGGCGGTCGACATAGACGCCCGGCGTGTGGATGCAGTCGGGGTCCAGCGAGCCGACGGGGAC
The nucleotide sequence above comes from Brevundimonas naejangsanensis. Encoded proteins:
- a CDS encoding ABC-type transport auxiliary lipoprotein family protein — protein: MIRNRLTVAAACLLLGGALSGCALLATPDPVQLYRFGGASAFAGTGATSACPDVNVSMRRVDFPEAARGDRLLAVTGAEAAYIKGARWVSPAETLFEEALRNAFLDGAACTVLSAGPMARDALTLSVDVRRFEAAYAAPGAVPDANIVVLLRLVRPGDRSIVAEDRISVSESAGENRQSAIVAAFDRATAEASRQIVLWTDQQASQATQN
- a CDS encoding 3-oxoacid CoA-transferase subunit B; the encoded protein is MARTREQLAERAAKELQDGFYVNLGIGIPTLVANYIPEGMVVTLQSENGMLGMGPFPYEGEEDPDLINAGKQTITEIPESAYFSSADSFAMIRGGHINLSILGAMEVAQNGDIANWMIPGKLVKGMGGAMDLVAGVKRVVVVMEHANKHGQSKVLKECTLPLTGTGVVSRIITDLATFDVNPDGSGLELIELAEGVTLDEVAAKTEADYTVAPGVA